A genomic segment from Bacillus cereus G9842 encodes:
- a CDS encoding DUF3953 domain-containing protein, with product MLRILRITIALTVFVMSAIGLYTGQNNFLPLSQFLLGALMFLIAFEQIKKKEAATGLICIISGAFIWIVLIISYIK from the coding sequence ATGCTTCGTATACTCCGCATCACAATCGCACTCACTGTGTTCGTTATGTCGGCAATTGGATTATATACAGGTCAAAATAATTTTCTACCTCTTTCACAATTTCTATTAGGGGCTTTAATGTTTCTCATCGCATTTGAACAAATAAAGAAAAAGGAGGCAGCAACTGGGCTTATTTGTATTATTTCCGGTGCTTTCATTTGGATTGTTCTCATCATTAGCTATATAAAATAA
- a CDS encoding DUF3953 domain-containing protein: protein MLKGVRITLSLIALCIAIYSFFTSNREIMPYMFIFLGMMAFVISIEEILKQQKGGSILALLAGAGALFLGFSEIFR from the coding sequence ATGCTAAAAGGAGTACGGATTACTTTATCACTTATTGCTTTATGTATAGCAATCTATAGTTTCTTTACTAGTAATAGAGAAATTATGCCTTATATGTTCATCTTTTTAGGGATGATGGCTTTCGTTATTAGTATAGAGGAAATCTTAAAGCAGCAAAAAGGTGGTAGTATACTTGCTCTGTTAGCAGGAGCTGGTGCTTTATTTCTTGGCTTCTCAGAAATATTTCGATAA
- a CDS encoding MerR family transcriptional regulator gives MDKYSIGEISKETNVTTRTLRYYEEIGLLKPSYVAESGYRYYSKDDVITLQQITTFKKLGFKLSEIKKVLKEEKGNSEERWKSAIQNEIQTIQAEVKRLKDLEKLLYTAFHSIELTGELKTEDLMLFIKSVQGIEQRENFRQKYFTEEEQKVIEDLPTLEENDERTKEWLQVLREIRQRINEPVDSPEIQMLAERVVAFSMHVFHEDEQLINKYWDLIKPEEGEIARVYGLDLETMNYIEKMIDCYLKKEEGK, from the coding sequence ATGGATAAGTATAGCATTGGTGAAATTTCAAAAGAAACGAATGTAACGACGAGAACACTTAGATATTATGAGGAAATTGGATTATTAAAACCGTCGTACGTTGCTGAGTCAGGATATCGTTACTATTCAAAAGATGATGTAATTACATTGCAACAAATAACAACGTTTAAAAAGCTTGGTTTTAAGCTTTCGGAAATAAAAAAAGTGTTAAAAGAGGAAAAGGGGAATTCAGAAGAAAGATGGAAAAGTGCAATTCAAAATGAAATTCAAACAATACAAGCGGAAGTAAAAAGATTAAAGGACTTAGAAAAACTATTATATACAGCATTTCATTCCATTGAATTAACAGGAGAGCTTAAAACAGAAGATTTAATGTTATTCATAAAATCAGTACAGGGAATTGAGCAGAGAGAAAATTTCCGACAAAAATATTTTACGGAGGAAGAACAGAAGGTTATAGAGGATTTACCAACACTTGAAGAAAACGATGAAAGAACAAAAGAATGGTTACAAGTATTAAGAGAAATTCGTCAGCGTATAAATGAACCAGTAGATTCACCGGAAATTCAAATGTTAGCGGAAAGGGTAGTGGCTTTTTCAATGCACGTATTTCATGAAGATGAACAATTAATAAATAAGTATTGGGATTTAATTAAACCTGAAGAGGGAGAGATTGCAAGAGTATACGGACTTGATTTAGAAACGATGAATTATATAGAAAAGATGATAGATTGTTATTTAAAAAAGGAGGAGGGTAAATGA
- the ytzI gene encoding YtzI protein produces MFKILIIGIIIVLIILVLSIMTINKGYAYKHYVDKLEDNPYTKKNKENS; encoded by the coding sequence ATGTTCAAAATATTAATTATCGGTATTATCATCGTCCTAATCATCCTCGTACTCTCCATCATGACAATTAATAAAGGCTATGCTTATAAACATTACGTCGATAAACTAGAAGATAATCCTTATACAAAAAAGAATAAGGAGAATTCCTAA
- a CDS encoding zinc ribbon domain-containing protein translates to MGYCTKCGNETNEGNKFCGQCGESLSYKTVGGSFPNSSSNSSIEIFSLVGFITGLISWFINLWGLIGSVAIVFSILGLNKKVTGTSKTFAIVGVISGIINVLYAVTLFI, encoded by the coding sequence GTGGGATACTGTACGAAATGTGGAAATGAAACGAACGAGGGCAACAAGTTTTGCGGGCAGTGCGGGGAGAGTCTTAGCTATAAAACGGTAGGGGGAAGTTTTCCGAATAGCAGTTCTAATAGTAGTATAGAAATTTTTTCTTTAGTCGGTTTCATCACTGGATTAATATCTTGGTTTATAAACTTATGGGGGCTTATTGGTAGTGTAGCTATCGTATTTTCTATATTGGGTTTAAACAAAAAAGTGACGGGTACGAGTAAAACATTTGCTATTGTTGGAGTGATTTCTGGAATAATTAATGTGTTGTATGCTGTTACGTTATTTATTTAA
- the cydA gene encoding cytochrome ubiquinol oxidase subunit I, with protein sequence MSDVLLLSRFQFAITIFYHFLFVPLTIGLVILVACMETQYARTLNPTYRKMANFWGKLFTINFVMGIITGITMEFQFGTNWSEYSKYMGDIFGSPLAIEALVAFFLESTFMGIWLFGKDKISPKFRAFCMWMVALGTNISALWIITANGFMQNPVGYVVRNGRAELNDFWALVTNPYAWNMFFHTVIGCYIVGAFFVMAISAYHLLRKNEVEFFKKSFKFGLMLGLFAATITPFMGHQSGVSAAKYQPAKGAAMEAVWETGKGQGFSIVQIPDVKNEKNFEFLTIPKLGSFFYTNSFDGEIVGLKDIPKDERPNVNLVYYSFRLMVALGMFFMALTWYGFYLNRKGKLENSKRYLKITIWSVLLPYIAINAGWIVAEVGRQPWTVYKLMRTAESVSPISVPQIWFSLISLILFYTLLLIADVYLMLKFAKKGPAALEEPATEGGVAHVS encoded by the coding sequence ATGTCCGACGTTCTGTTACTGAGTCGTTTTCAATTTGCAATTACTATTTTTTATCACTTTTTATTTGTACCTTTGACAATCGGACTTGTCATTTTAGTAGCATGTATGGAAACTCAATACGCCCGCACATTGAATCCAACATACCGTAAAATGGCAAATTTCTGGGGTAAATTATTTACAATTAACTTCGTAATGGGGATTATAACCGGGATTACGATGGAATTCCAATTTGGAACAAACTGGTCTGAGTACTCCAAATATATGGGAGATATTTTCGGATCACCTCTCGCAATTGAAGCACTTGTTGCCTTCTTCTTAGAATCTACTTTCATGGGAATATGGTTATTCGGTAAAGACAAAATTTCACCAAAGTTCCGTGCCTTCTGTATGTGGATGGTTGCACTTGGAACAAATATTTCCGCACTTTGGATTATTACAGCAAACGGCTTTATGCAAAACCCTGTTGGCTACGTAGTACGTAACGGCCGCGCTGAATTAAATGACTTCTGGGCACTCGTTACAAATCCATATGCTTGGAATATGTTCTTCCATACTGTCATTGGTTGTTATATCGTAGGTGCTTTCTTCGTTATGGCAATTAGTGCCTATCACTTATTACGTAAAAACGAAGTGGAATTCTTCAAAAAATCATTTAAGTTTGGTTTAATGCTAGGTTTATTCGCCGCAACAATTACACCGTTTATGGGACATCAATCTGGTGTATCAGCAGCTAAATATCAACCAGCAAAAGGAGCTGCGATGGAAGCAGTTTGGGAAACTGGAAAAGGACAAGGCTTCTCAATTGTTCAAATTCCTGATGTAAAAAATGAGAAGAACTTTGAATTCCTTACGATTCCAAAACTCGGAAGCTTCTTCTATACAAACTCATTTGATGGCGAAATTGTTGGTTTAAAAGATATTCCGAAAGATGAACGTCCAAATGTTAACCTCGTGTATTATAGCTTCCGCTTAATGGTTGCACTTGGTATGTTCTTTATGGCATTAACTTGGTACGGCTTCTATTTAAACCGAAAAGGAAAACTAGAAAACTCAAAACGTTATTTAAAAATTACAATATGGTCTGTCTTACTTCCTTATATCGCGATTAACGCAGGATGGATTGTCGCTGAAGTAGGTCGTCAACCATGGACAGTATATAAACTAATGCGTACAGCAGAATCTGTATCGCCTATATCAGTTCCACAAATTTGGTTCTCATTAATTAGTTTAATTTTGTTCTACACTTTACTTTTAATTGCAGACGTATACTTAATGCTGAAGTTCGCGAAAAAAGGACCTGCAGCATTAGAAGAACCTGCTACTGAGGGAGGTGTGGCTCATGTCTCATGA
- the yidD gene encoding membrane protein insertion efficiency factor YidD gives MKQIFIGIIRFYQKFISPMTPPTCRFYPTCSHYGLEAFQKHGALKGFWLTCKRILKCHPFHPGGFDPVPDKKDDKVNS, from the coding sequence ATGAAACAGATTTTTATTGGGATTATACGCTTTTATCAAAAGTTCATTTCTCCGATGACACCACCAACATGCCGCTTTTATCCAACTTGTTCTCATTACGGATTAGAGGCGTTTCAAAAACATGGTGCACTCAAAGGTTTTTGGCTTACTTGTAAGCGTATATTAAAATGTCACCCTTTCCACCCGGGAGGATTTGATCCTGTCCCAGATAAAAAGGATGACAAAGTAAATTCTTAA
- a CDS encoding DMT family transporter, translating into MAWIYLIIAGLFEIVGVIGIKKVAKNNSWTNNIILIGGFIISFQFLTMALQEIQLSIAYAVWTGIGTLGAAVVGILFFQEPKNAFRIICIVGIMGTIIGLKVVS; encoded by the coding sequence GTGGCATGGATCTATTTAATTATAGCTGGGCTCTTTGAAATTGTCGGTGTAATTGGGATAAAGAAAGTAGCAAAAAATAATAGTTGGACGAATAATATTATTTTAATAGGTGGTTTTATTATTAGTTTTCAATTTTTAACGATGGCGCTTCAAGAAATTCAGTTATCGATCGCATATGCAGTTTGGACTGGAATCGGAACGCTCGGGGCAGCAGTTGTCGGTATTTTATTTTTTCAAGAACCTAAAAACGCTTTTCGAATTATTTGTATTGTTGGGATTATGGGGACGATTATTGGATTGAAAGTAGTGAGTTAA
- the mutTA gene encoding antimutator 8-oxo-(dGTP/GTP)ase encodes MYKFKDYYHNTVQLSFERYPFSPEPKHVWVVCRYGDQWLLTHHLRRGLEFPGGKVELGETPEEAAVREVHEETGGIVSDLTYLGQYKVSGKDKIIIKNIYFATISAVEEHTHYEETKGSVLLKDIPDNIKTNRKFSFIMRDDVLARTMKHIEEIGCFTK; translated from the coding sequence ATGTACAAATTTAAAGATTATTACCACAACACTGTACAATTATCGTTTGAACGTTATCCATTTTCTCCTGAGCCAAAGCATGTTTGGGTTGTATGCCGGTACGGGGATCAATGGTTATTAACACATCATTTACGTCGTGGTCTTGAATTTCCAGGTGGTAAAGTAGAACTAGGGGAAACACCGGAAGAAGCGGCAGTTCGAGAGGTTCATGAAGAAACTGGCGGCATAGTTTCTGATTTAACTTACTTAGGACAATATAAAGTATCTGGAAAAGACAAAATAATCATTAAAAACATTTATTTTGCAACAATTAGTGCGGTAGAAGAACATACGCATTACGAAGAAACGAAAGGGTCTGTTTTATTAAAAGACATTCCTGACAACATTAAAACGAACAGAAAATTTAGCTTTATAATGCGCGATGACGTATTAGCGCGTACGATGAAACATATAGAAGAAATCGGCTGTTTTACGAAGTAA
- a CDS encoding spore germination protein, which produces MKVGDKMPAVVEGVIIENCNGTINVGDKYNVQPIEKTKAYNGSGSSNTGMKVQTFSGISTADVWDNDVNDQGIQFTL; this is translated from the coding sequence ATGAAAGTGGGTGACAAAATGCCAGCAGTTGTGGAAGGTGTTATTATTGAAAACTGCAATGGAACAATTAATGTAGGTGATAAATATAACGTACAGCCGATTGAAAAGACGAAAGCTTACAATGGATCGGGATCATCAAATACAGGAATGAAAGTACAAACGTTTAGCGGAATTAGTACAGCTGATGTATGGGATAATGATGTGAATGATCAGGGGATACAGTTTACTTTATAG
- the luxS gene encoding S-ribosylhomocysteine lyase LuxS — MPSVESFELDHTIVKAPYVRHCGVHNVGSDGIVNKFDIRFCQPNKQAMKPDVIHTLEHLLAFNLRKYIDRYPHFDIIDISPMGCQTGYYLVVSGTPTVREIIDLLELTLKDAVQITEIPAANETQCGQAKLHDLEGAQRLMNFWLSQDKDELEKVFG; from the coding sequence ATGCCATCAGTAGAAAGCTTTGAATTAGATCATACGATTGTAAAGGCACCTTATGTAAGACATTGCGGAGTTCACAATGTAGGTAGTGACGGTATTGTAAATAAATTTGATATTCGTTTCTGCCAACCGAATAAACAAGCAATGAAACCAGATGTTATTCATACGTTAGAGCATTTATTAGCATTTAATTTACGTAAATATATTGATCGTTATCCGCATTTTGATATTATCGATATTTCACCGATGGGCTGCCAAACAGGATATTATCTTGTAGTGAGCGGAACACCGACAGTTCGAGAAATCATTGATTTATTAGAACTAACATTAAAAGATGCGGTTCAAATTACAGAAATTCCGGCTGCAAATGAAACGCAATGTGGTCAAGCGAAGCTTCATGACTTAGAAGGAGCACAACGCTTAATGAACTTCTGGCTAAGCCAAGATAAAGATGAACTTGAGAAAGTGTTTGGATAA
- the cydB gene encoding cytochrome d ubiquinol oxidase subunit II, which yields MSHDMLAIIWFGLWGVIWTVYFILDGYALGNGMIFPFVTKDRQERNQLQEAIGPFWGGNEVWLITAGGATFAAFPVTYANMFSYLYTPLFLVLLALFARAAGLEFMHKDDSPIWQKTCKWAFAIGSFLIAFLFGVTFANLYYGLQIGKNGYEGNLLSLLNHYGILGGLFFTAIFVVSGALWVMIKTTGEVSDRAYKIARPFSMAAAIILAIFYVATANRTNLFQNFTEYPVLFILPVLAMLMSVLALIMVYKHKIGLAFTFVCLTIAMFMTTGFAGMFPRMLPSRINDAYSTTLYNAAGSQLNLKIMFFVAMVMVPIVIGYQLWSYSIFKNKIHKDSAKGYH from the coding sequence ATGTCTCATGATATGCTTGCAATCATCTGGTTTGGTTTATGGGGCGTGATTTGGACAGTTTACTTCATTCTTGATGGGTATGCACTTGGTAACGGAATGATTTTCCCTTTCGTTACGAAAGATCGACAAGAACGAAATCAATTACAAGAAGCAATTGGTCCATTCTGGGGCGGTAATGAAGTATGGTTAATTACAGCTGGTGGCGCAACATTTGCTGCCTTCCCAGTCACATATGCAAATATGTTTAGTTATCTCTATACACCGTTATTCTTAGTATTACTTGCACTATTTGCTCGTGCCGCTGGGCTGGAATTCATGCATAAAGATGATTCACCGATTTGGCAAAAAACTTGTAAATGGGCATTTGCAATTGGGAGTTTTTTAATTGCTTTCCTATTCGGTGTTACGTTCGCTAATCTTTATTACGGACTACAAATCGGAAAAAATGGTTATGAAGGAAATTTACTTAGCTTATTAAACCATTACGGTATTTTAGGAGGATTGTTCTTCACTGCTATATTTGTCGTATCCGGTGCCCTTTGGGTCATGATTAAAACGACTGGTGAAGTATCCGACCGTGCTTATAAAATCGCGAGACCGTTTTCAATGGCAGCAGCTATTATTTTAGCTATCTTCTATGTAGCAACTGCTAATCGGACAAACTTGTTCCAAAACTTTACGGAATATCCGGTACTATTCATTCTTCCAGTACTTGCAATGTTAATGAGTGTACTCGCACTTATTATGGTGTACAAACATAAAATTGGCCTTGCATTCACATTCGTTTGCCTAACAATCGCAATGTTTATGACAACTGGCTTTGCAGGTATGTTCCCAAGAATGTTACCATCTCGTATTAACGATGCATACAGTACAACGTTATACAACGCAGCTGGTAGTCAATTAAACTTAAAGATTATGTTCTTCGTTGCAATGGTCATGGTACCAATCGTTATTGGATATCAGCTTTGGAGCTACAGTATCTTTAAAAATAAAATTCATAAAGACTCTGCTAAAGGGTATCACTAA
- a CDS encoding DUF3953 domain-containing protein — protein MLTNLRILLSAIAFILAFFSLFTRISILFSYVFILLSITFILSGVAEIQQKQKSKAIFCFIVGIITFFVGISDILP, from the coding sequence ATGCTAACAAACCTTCGAATCTTACTATCTGCTATTGCTTTTATTCTTGCTTTTTTTAGTCTTTTTACACGAATTTCTATTCTTTTCTCTTATGTATTTATCCTTTTAAGCATCACATTTATTCTTTCGGGAGTTGCTGAAATACAACAAAAGCAAAAATCGAAAGCTATCTTTTGTTTTATAGTTGGGATAATCACTTTCTTCGTTGGGATTTCTGACATACTTCCATAA
- a CDS encoding HAD family hydrolase, with amino-acid sequence MIRAILFDLDGTLLDRRQSLEQFICDQYNRFASHLMGIEKSEYCSRFLELDNNGYTWKGKVYATLLSEYNITTLTQEQLLHDYITNFQHHCISFKNTHELLQQLKQRNIKIGIITNGFTEFQMSNLRALHIHTYTNTILVSETEGIKKPHPEIFERALQRLDVKAEECLYVGDHPENDVLGSEQVGILGVWKKDSFWGDFKHSRIVDDLLEVLSFLEVEIKIQ; translated from the coding sequence ATGATTCGTGCAATCTTATTCGACTTAGATGGCACACTATTAGATCGGCGCCAATCTTTAGAACAATTTATTTGTGACCAATATAATCGCTTCGCCTCACATTTGATGGGCATAGAAAAATCCGAGTATTGTTCTCGATTTCTTGAACTTGATAATAATGGCTATACGTGGAAGGGTAAAGTGTATGCTACTCTCCTTTCCGAATACAACATTACTACTTTAACGCAAGAGCAACTGCTACACGACTATATTACAAACTTCCAACATCATTGTATTTCTTTCAAAAACACGCATGAACTACTTCAACAGTTAAAACAGCGAAACATTAAAATTGGTATTATCACAAATGGTTTTACTGAATTTCAGATGAGCAACCTTCGAGCACTACATATACATACGTATACAAACACCATTCTCGTTTCAGAAACTGAAGGAATTAAAAAACCTCACCCTGAAATTTTCGAACGTGCTTTGCAAAGACTAGATGTTAAGGCAGAAGAATGTCTTTATGTTGGAGATCATCCAGAAAACGATGTGCTTGGTTCTGAACAAGTAGGGATTCTTGGTGTTTGGAAAAAAGATTCATTTTGGGGTGATTTTAAGCATTCACGTATCGTAGATGATTTATTAGAGGTTCTTTCATTTTTAGAGGTAGAGATAAAAATACAATAA
- a CDS encoding YdcF family protein, whose product MYFGIIPLILFIIFLISYLKDPRKIINGFLFNAFICSFLLFCAIASFESGNNDLHFIVIIPMLALLVMIPFAIVALMFGLFLNAKILMQREGRRFTNSLTLIAALGILFFIMLPIINPANLFSEHFQFIFAAISLITMYFFVHLSNFLSAYFLYQFNRPRRNQDFIIVLGSGLINDKVPPLLASRINKAIDFYWKQAAVNTPPTIIFSGGQGPDEGLPEAEAMQNYAVEKGIPLEHTVQENRSVNTYQNMLFSKEIMDSLKTEGKYRSIFTTNNFHLFRAGIYARQAGLNSQGIGSKTAFYYWPNAMIREYVAIVVMGRKRHMKICGTILGFALFLTVISFIVS is encoded by the coding sequence CTGTATTTTGGAATTATTCCTCTTATATTGTTTATTATTTTTCTTATCTCGTATTTAAAAGATCCGCGGAAAATAATAAACGGCTTTTTATTTAATGCCTTTATCTGTTCATTTCTATTATTTTGCGCTATAGCCTCATTTGAGTCTGGTAATAACGATTTACATTTTATCGTTATCATCCCCATGTTAGCACTACTTGTAATGATTCCTTTTGCTATAGTCGCTTTAATGTTCGGACTCTTTCTTAATGCAAAAATTTTAATGCAACGTGAAGGAAGACGCTTCACAAACTCTTTAACTTTAATTGCTGCTTTAGGGATTTTATTCTTTATAATGCTCCCTATCATAAATCCAGCAAATTTATTCTCAGAGCATTTTCAATTTATCTTTGCTGCTATCTCTCTTATAACTATGTATTTCTTTGTGCATTTATCTAACTTCTTAAGCGCATATTTTTTATATCAATTCAACAGACCAAGACGTAATCAAGATTTCATCATCGTTCTCGGTAGCGGCTTAATTAATGATAAAGTACCACCTTTACTTGCAAGTCGTATTAATAAAGCTATCGACTTTTATTGGAAACAAGCAGCTGTGAATACACCACCAACAATTATTTTCTCTGGTGGTCAAGGTCCAGATGAAGGCCTTCCAGAAGCGGAAGCGATGCAAAATTATGCTGTTGAAAAAGGAATTCCTCTTGAACATACAGTGCAAGAAAATCGCTCTGTAAACACATATCAAAATATGTTGTTCTCTAAAGAAATTATGGATTCTTTAAAAACAGAAGGTAAGTATAGAAGTATTTTTACAACGAATAATTTCCATCTTTTCCGCGCTGGTATATATGCAAGACAAGCTGGCCTTAATAGCCAAGGAATCGGATCAAAAACTGCATTTTATTACTGGCCTAACGCAATGATTCGTGAATATGTCGCAATTGTTGTTATGGGACGTAAGCGCCATATGAAAATATGTGGAACTATTTTAGGCTTCGCTTTATTCCTAACAGTAATTAGTTTTATTGTTTCTTAA
- a CDS encoding DUF3267 domain-containing protein — protein sequence MDKRKETTVTVSMVKLNFSLFFIIIALSFGIGYLHIFLSGGVQVEVTLLTMFLFIIAMIVLVCIHEAIHLIGFRYIGGIPWSELKWGVNWKLGVAYAHSKQAVTVKQMKKVLMLPFLPTGILPIVLGLAMNLEPLSFLGILLTAGCIGDIALYQKVSKFPDDALVKDHPSKPQFTVYE from the coding sequence ATGGATAAAAGAAAAGAAACGACTGTTACTGTTTCGATGGTTAAATTAAACTTTTCTTTATTTTTTATAATAATTGCTTTGTCGTTTGGAATAGGTTATTTGCATATATTTCTTTCAGGTGGGGTCCAAGTTGAAGTTACATTATTAACGATGTTTCTGTTTATTATTGCAATGATTGTTCTCGTCTGTATTCATGAAGCGATACATTTAATAGGATTTCGCTATATCGGAGGTATTCCGTGGAGTGAACTAAAATGGGGCGTTAATTGGAAATTAGGTGTTGCATATGCTCATTCTAAACAGGCGGTTACAGTAAAGCAAATGAAGAAAGTGTTAATGCTTCCGTTTTTACCAACTGGAATTTTGCCAATTGTATTGGGATTAGCTATGAATCTGGAGCCACTCTCATTTTTAGGAATTCTACTAACAGCAGGTTGTATCGGTGACATTGCCTTATATCAAAAAGTTTCAAAGTTTCCAGATGATGCGCTAGTAAAAGATCATCCGAGTAAACCACAGTTTACAGTATATGAATAA
- a CDS encoding beta-class carbonic anhydrase, with product MKSLEEILQYNEKFVEEKRYEEYETGKFPNKKMVIISCMDTRLVELLPKAMNMRNGDVKIIKVAGAVISHPFGSIMRSILVAVYELGADEVCVVGHHDCGMAKIQASSTIEKMKERGITNEKLDTLRYSGIDLERFLQGFSSVEESVEHSVSILRNHPLLPEEVPVHGLVIDPDTGKLDLVVNGYDN from the coding sequence ATGAAGTCATTAGAAGAGATTTTACAATACAATGAAAAATTTGTTGAAGAGAAAAGATACGAAGAGTATGAAACGGGAAAATTCCCGAATAAAAAAATGGTAATTATCTCTTGTATGGATACTCGTCTTGTTGAATTATTACCAAAAGCAATGAATATGCGTAACGGTGATGTGAAAATTATTAAAGTAGCAGGAGCTGTTATCTCACATCCATTCGGAAGTATTATGCGTAGTATTTTAGTTGCTGTATATGAACTTGGTGCTGATGAAGTTTGTGTAGTTGGTCACCACGATTGCGGTATGGCAAAAATTCAGGCAAGCAGTACAATTGAGAAGATGAAAGAGCGCGGTATAACAAATGAGAAATTAGATACACTCCGTTATTCTGGAATCGATTTAGAAAGATTCTTACAAGGGTTCTCTAGTGTAGAAGAAAGTGTAGAACATAGTGTATCAATACTTCGCAACCATCCATTACTTCCAGAAGAAGTACCTGTTCACGGTCTTGTTATAGATCCTGATACAGGAAAATTAGATTTAGTTGTGAATGGTTACGACAATTAA
- a CDS encoding DMT family transporter: MTGAGKEKLYGIKHARMERQYFYKHLGIFIFAQILFIFIVGLVPAQELPSGSYFLHMKEWILNKQIGFYKNETINTITSVWTSVLIIHFIWAMSYILFPKKKRNSSKQETREEIKEEVKKKKEISINRAWMYLVFGGLIEIYWATGLKTNSMSILTLIAILVSFQLLIEATKKIPIGTAYAVFTGIGTVGTILVDILYFKEPFSLIKIFLVCLLALFIIGLKFSGNKEEVK; the protein is encoded by the coding sequence ATGACTGGCGCGGGAAAAGAGAAGCTATATGGAATTAAGCATGCGCGGATGGAGAGGCAATATTTTTATAAGCATCTGGGGATTTTCATTTTTGCACAGATTCTATTTATTTTTATAGTAGGGCTTGTACCAGCTCAAGAGTTGCCAAGCGGTTCCTATTTCCTTCATATGAAAGAGTGGATTTTAAATAAACAAATTGGATTTTATAAAAATGAAACGATTAATACGATTACAAGTGTCTGGACATCAGTGCTTATTATTCATTTTATATGGGCGATGTCTTACATTCTTTTTCCGAAAAAGAAGCGTAATTCTTCGAAACAAGAAACAAGAGAAGAGATAAAAGAAGAAGTGAAAAAGAAAAAGGAGATTAGCATAAATAGGGCGTGGATGTATTTAGTATTTGGGGGCTTAATTGAAATATATTGGGCGACAGGGTTAAAAACAAATTCAATGAGTATTTTGACACTCATTGCAATTTTAGTGAGCTTTCAACTACTAATTGAAGCAACTAAAAAAATTCCAATTGGTACGGCATATGCAGTATTTACTGGAATTGGTACAGTTGGAACGATATTGGTAGATATTTTATATTTCAAAGAACCATTTTCGCTCATCAAAATTTTCCTCGTTTGCTTATTGGCACTATTTATTATCGGATTGAAATTTAGTGGGAATAAGGAAGAGGTGAAATAA